The region GCTATGGCCGCGCGCTTGACGCCCTCCGGCAAACGGCTGCCGTCGAGCATGGCGCGAAGGTCGCGCCAATGGGTGTGGTGATGGTGGTGGCTGTGGCTGTGGTCGCCATTATGGACATGCTCCTCATGAGGATGAGCATGTCCATGTTCGTCATGGTGATGATGATGCGCATGGCCATGTCCTTGAGAATGGCGATGAGGATCAGGACCGGAAGCTTCCTGTTCGGAGCCGGTCTTCGTGACGTCAAAGCGGCTGCCGGTCAGCACGCCATCATTGTGTGCCCGAAAGACCGCCTGCACGTCTTCGTCCAGACCTGCCAGACGAAGATTTCTCTCTACCGTTCCAACCAGCTCGGGCCATGCGTCCAACATCGCGGCGACGAACATGTCGCCGGCGATGCCACCCAGAACATCAAGATGGATATGCATGAGGCCCACCTCCTTCATCGTTCCGAATGCTGCCAACCGGACAGGTCGACGTGCAGGGTCTCGCCAGGTTCTGCCGATCCGACGCTGGTCTCGATCGCCGCCTTCAGCACTGCGACCGGTATAGGCAGACGATCTTTCATCTGCTCCGCAAACGCCACGAGGTCGTCATGTTCGGCCTTGGCCCGCATGAACACGCCCTCGCTCAGGATGCGTTTGAGGCGCAGCGGAAAGCTTTGTTCACCGCCGTTCCACGTTAGCCGAAGTTGCGTCCGATAACGCCTGATGTCGAAATGCTTGTACTGGGATTCGAGAGCCCGATAGCCCCAGATTCCGAGGTCACCGACCAGCAGGCCGGCGAAGTCCGGCTCGTCTTCGGCGTTTATGTCAACCAGCAGGACATAGGACGGGCGGCCCTTCTTGCCCAGACTCGGAAGGAGCTGGACATTCTTGGCGCCCATCTCGCCCATCTTCTCGATGACGTGCCCGAGCAACTCGCCCGGCGCGTCATCGATCTGGGCCATCAGGAGGATGACGCCGCCCGCCATCAGAACGCCATGGATTCGACGGCGACCAGGGCGGCTGCCTCTGCCTTGGTCTTGGTGCCGGGAATGCCGGCGGAAATCAGGCCTGCCGACTGGGCTTCGCCCGTCGCATCCGACGCACTCATCTTGCCCATGGCGGCGGCGACGACGGCCGGGATGGTGACGTTGATAATTACATTGCCGGCGAGCAGCAGTTCGCTGGCGATCGGCGCAAGTGCGGTGAGGAACGGCGCGCGTTCCTTGCCGATGCCCTGCGCGACTTCGGGGATCACGGCGTTGATGATGCCTTCCATATGGATCGTCTCGTCGCCGACGGTGACTTCGGCGTCGAGCGCCGGATCGAAGGCAAGCCAGCGCGCCGCCATCTTGCTCGATCGCCGCGCACCCTTGCTGATCCTGGTGAAATGAACCTTGATATTGGTACCCTTCACCTTGCTCAGGAATTCCGACCCGCGTGTCTCCACCAGTAGCTGGCGCTCCTCGTCCATCGCGCGGACGATCTCGCCGACGCTCCTGCCCGCCATGAGATCGTCATAGCTGCGCGCCGCACGGGCATGCAGCGCCTTGGTGACCATGGGGGTGGAGGACATGATCATTGCATCGGTGACCGGCCCGTTGCAGATCTGCGTCGCCTTGCGGGCAACGATGTTCATCGCCACCATCGCAGTTTCCGGATCGAAGCTGAAGCCAAGGCGACGGGCACGTAGCGCGCGCGCCACGCTCTGTTCCGTCGAACCATCCTGCAACAGACACATCAGCGCAATGACCGCATCGCCGCAGATATGGCCGAGCGGCGGATTGACGGGACCCGCGCCCGCGCCGCAGATCCCTTCTTCGAAGACCGAGACGATTTCATCAAGCGCCATGATGCCGATCACGGTCGGCCCGCCGATATCCTTGAGGATCAGGCCGAGATCGCCGATCAGCCGTGCGGTCTCGACTTCCTTGCCGGTGATGCGGACATGTATTTTCTCGGGCAGGCCGGCGGTGCGAACGGCGGATCGCCCCGCGACGAAAGCACTGGTGACCTTGCCGTAGGGGCCATATTCCTCGGCCACGTCGGCATCCGAATGGATGATTTCCAGGATCGCCGCCGCGCCAAAAAGGGCTGAGAGGAACTTCTGGCTGGGCATGCCGGCGCCGGACATAGCGTCCATCATCGCCTTGGTCCCGATGGCAGCCCCTCGTTCGGCCATGCCGGGAAAAATCAAATCCTCGCCCAGCGCGCCGTGGCCGACCATCACGCCGCCGCCCACGCCTTCCGGAATGTCACGGCCCTGGACCGGCGAGAGCTCCCCCTTCATCATGGCTTCGTAGACGGCCGCAACGGCGGCGAAACCCGAGATCTTGTTGTTCATCTTCGCCGTCGGCACGGCGGCAAGGCCGGAGCGGCTGACGCCAGCGATCATGCGCGCCGAAGAGCCGAGCTTGCGGTTACCGGCAGGAATGCCGACCTGGGCGTTGGCGCCGCAGAGATAGAGCAGCGTTGCCGCGATCAGCGCCGCATTGGCGCCGTCGGCGCCGGCTGCCGTGGCGACAGCAATGCTCTTGGTCAGAAGGTCATCGATCGGCTGGCGCACGGCATCGGCGAACTTGACTTCCGGGCTTATGCCACGACGCAGTTCGGCCGCGATGACGTTGCAGACTGCAACGACCGGGATGTTGAGCATGCCATGGCCGCCGGTCAGGGCCTCGACGCGATCGCTGGTCAACCAGCCGGGATTGGCATTGGCCGCCATGACCGAAGCCAGAATCACCTTCTCGCGTTCGGCCGAAAATCTCGACATTGGTCCTCTCCCTTTATTTCCGGCGGGCAGCGATCATGATCCGCAACAGCCGAGCGTCGAAATCAGCCAGTGGCTTTTCTCGCAACGAGCGCGCACCGTCCGTCGATCTGCCGTATGCGCGGCGCGCAGGTAACGTCAGGGAATATCACAGGGTCATTATTGCGATAAGTGGCACTATCTCATGTCTCCATGAGCAACATTCATAATGGCGCGCTGCCCTGTTAATATTTCTG is a window of Rhizobium tropici CIAT 899 DNA encoding:
- the larC gene encoding nickel insertion protein — encoded protein: MAGGVILLMAQIDDAPGELLGHVIEKMGEMGAKNVQLLPSLGKKGRPSYVLLVDINAEDEPDFAGLLVGDLGIWGYRALESQYKHFDIRRYRTQLRLTWNGGEQSFPLRLKRILSEGVFMRAKAEHDDLVAFAEQMKDRLPIPVAVLKAAIETSVGSAEPGETLHVDLSGWQHSER